Proteins co-encoded in one Nicotiana sylvestris chromosome 7, ASM39365v2, whole genome shotgun sequence genomic window:
- the LOC104249871 gene encoding protein disulfide isomerase-like 2-3: protein MDRASFFPLLLIVVHLIATANALYGPSSPVLQLTPSNFKSKVLNSNGIVLVEFFAPWCGHCKALTPHWEKAATILKGVATVAALDADAHQSLAQEYGIRGFPTIKVFAPGKPPVDYQGAREAKPIAEFALQQIKALLKDRVHGKATGGSSQNSEPSASIELNSRNFDEKVLKSKDLWIVEFFAPWCGHCKKLAPEWKKAAKNLEGKVKLGHVDCDAEKSLMSRYNVQGFPTILVFGADKESPVPYEGARTAAAIESFGLEQLETNVAPPEVIELTSPDVMEEKCNSAAICFVSFLPDILDSKAEGRNKYLEMLLSVAEKFKRNPYSYVWVAAGKQPDLEKHVGVGGYGYPAMVALNVKKGVYAPLKSAFQRQPIIDFVKEAGLGGKGNLPLAATPSIVKTEAWDGKDGEIIEEDEFSLEELMGDDTPNKDEL from the exons atggaTCGAGCTTCGTTTTTTCCACTTTTATTGATAGTTGTACACCTTATTGCCACAGCCAATGCATTGTACGGACCTTCATCACCAGTTCTTCAGTTAACTCCTTCCAACTTTAAGTCTAAG GTGCTAAATTCAAATGGTATTGTTTTAGTTGAGTTCTTTGCGCCTTGGTGTGGTCATTGTAAAGCTCTGACACCCCATTGGGAAAAGGCAGCTACTATATTGAAAGGTGTTGCCACCGTAGCAGCTCTTGATGCCGATGCTCACCAATCCCTTGCACAG GAATATGGAATCAGAGGATTTCCTACCATCAAGGTGTTTGCACCTGGAAAACCTCCTGTTGATTACCAAGGGGCACGTGAGGCGAAACCAATTGCAGAATTCGCATTGCAGCAG ATCAAGGCACTGCTGAAGGACCGAGTACATGGAAAAGCTACAGGAGGGTCTTCCCAGAATTCTGAGCCTAGTGCATCAATAGAGTTGAACTCACGAAACTTTGATGAGAAGGTGCTTAAGAGCAAAGATCTCTGGATAGTTGAGTTTTTCGCACCTTG GTGTGGGCACTGCAAAAAGCTTGCTCCTGAGTGGAAGAAAGCTGCTAAGAACCTTGAGGGTAAGGTGAAGCTGGGCCACGTAGACTGTGATGCAGAGAAG TCTTTGATGAGCAGGTACAACGTCCAAGGTTTCCCCACAATTTTGGTATTTGGTGCTGACAAGGAAAGCCCTGTCCCATATGAAGGTGCAAGAACAGCGGCAGCCATTGAGTCGTTTGGATTAGAGCAGCTGGAAACTAATGTTGCACCTCCTGAAGTGATTGAGTTGACTAGCCCA GATGTCATGGAAGAGAAATGTAATTCTGCTGCAATCTGCTTTGTTTCATTCCTGCCGGATATATTAGATTCCAAGGCAGAAGGAAGGAACAAATACCTAGAAATGTTGTTATCTGTTGCGGAGAAGTTCAAGAGAAATCCCTACAG TTACGTTTGGGTGGCTGCTGGTAAGCAACCAGACCTTGAAAAGCACGTCGGCGTTGGTGGTTATGGATATCCAGCTATGGTAGCTTTGAATGTGAAAAAAGGAGTATATGCACCTCTTAAGAGTGCATTCCAGCGCCAGCCGATAAT AGATTTTGTGAAAGAAGCTGGACTAGGTGGAAAAGGTAATCTTCCATTAGCTGCTACACCTTCAATTGTAAAGACTGAAGCATGGGATGGAAAAGATGGGGAAATCATCGAAGAAGACGAGTTCTCCCTTGAAGAACTTATGGGCGACGACACACCAAACAAGGATGAGTTATAA
- the LOC104249872 gene encoding GDSL esterase/lipase At4g26790-like produces the protein MAHNRISWLLIITQIFLLLLAKTNAKIPAIIVFGDSSVDSGNNNYIQTIARSDFMPYGRDFAGGRPTGRFSNGRITTDFISEAAGLKPTVPAYLDPAYNISDFAVGVSFASAGTGYDNATANVLGVIPLWKELEYYKEYQKKLRTYLGDEKANEVISEALYALSLGTNDFLENYYTMPQRRSQYTVDQYQTFLIGIAKNFVTNLYNLGARKISLGGLPPMGCMPLERTSNMANGNECLESYNVVAMNFNDKLSGLVIELNKELSGIQVVLSNPYNIMLQMIKKPSIYGFEVASLACCATGLFEMGYACDRYNLFTCKDANKYIFWDAFHPTEKTDRIIADHVVKTALSKILE, from the exons ATGGCACATAATAGAATATCATGGCTCCTAATTATAACTCAAATTTTCTTGTTATTACTAGCCAAAACAAATGCCAAAATTCCTGCAATTATTGTTTTCGGCGATTCATCGGTTGATTCGGGTAATAACAACTATATTCAGACAATTGCGAGGAGTGATTTTATGCCATATGGTAGAGATTTTGCAGGTGGTCGGCCGACAGGTCGATTTTCTAATGGAAGAATTACAACTGATTTTATTTCGGAGGCTGCTGGTTTAAAACCAACAGTTCCAGCATATTTGGATCCAGCTtataatatttctgattttgcTGTTGGAGTTAGTTTTGCCTCTGCTGGAACTGGATATGATAATGCCACTGCTAATGTTCTT GGCGTGATACCCTTATGGAAAGAATTGGAGTACTACAAAGAATATCAAAAGAAACTAAGGACTTATCTTGGTGATGAAAAGGCAAATGAAGTAATAAGTGAGGCATTATATGCCTTAAGTCTTGGAACAAATGACTTTCTTGAAAACTACTACACAATGCCTCAAAGGAGATCTCAATACACTGTGGATCAATACCAAACTTTCCTAATTGGAATAGCCAAGAATTTTGTAACCAATTTGTACAATCTTGGAGCAAGAAAAATATCACTAGGTGGACTTCCTCCAATGGGGTGTATGCCACTAGAAAGAACATCAAACATGGCAAATGGGAATGAATGTTTGGAGAGTTACAATGTTGTGGCTATGAATTTTAATGATAAGTTGAGTGGATTGGTTATTGAGCTAAACAAAGAGCTTTCTGGGATTCAAGTTGTTCTCTCTAATCCTTACAACATTATGCTACAAATGATTAAAAAGCCTTCCATATATG GGTTTGAGGTAGCTTCACTCGCTTGCTGCGCAACAGGACTATTTGAGATGGGTTACGCATGTGATCGATATAATCTTTTCACATGTAAAGAtgcaaataaatatatattttgggATGCATTTCATCCAACGGAAAAAACAGATCGTATCATCGCCGATCATGTGGTTAAAACAGCTCTGTCCAAGATTTTGGAATAA